Proteins encoded within one genomic window of Columba livia isolate bColLiv1 breed racing homer chromosome 1, bColLiv1.pat.W.v2, whole genome shotgun sequence:
- the MANSC4 gene encoding MANSC domain-containing protein 4 — MILLVAIAEVLLVLGMAVESDSLCSPMTFYKNCWIRRFPGLLIDLQESQKRGAQVLKIYAEVSPQQCSRTCCLLRNVSCNLAVFYHGTIHENMNCLHVSCPALESCILKARINVILYNITTGVDPDLIIFEKLTSKDPNIHSSPSKNEKQNSTKTTEWERCQHHNATSSSLLLQTPSSTTSQSPTATTYTSSTSLMVQKTEVTSYSRPETFPLDDHFAKWTSTTSVSTKSITSSDKKTLHSTLTSKSAKVLSHMPTPPRLNSSKQHLNETKGYSGRNYTSDNEAPAWEAAALSVWLIPVVLCSSIIFLCCCTVAFTAGRCRNKRGQYKPVRRRTML, encoded by the exons ATGATTCTGCTGGTGGCCATAGCAGAAGTGCTGTTGGTCTTGGGTATGGCTGTGGAGTCAGACTCTCTCTGCTCACCCATGACCTTTTACAAGAACTGCTGGATCCGTCGCTTCCCAGGTCTTCTGATTGACCTGCAGGAATCGCAGAAGAGGGGAGCCCAAGTGTTGAAGATTTATGCAGAAGTCTCACCCCAACAGTGCAGCAGAACCTGCTGCCTTCTGAGGAATG TTTCCTGCAATCTGGCAGTGTTTTACCATGGAACTATTCATGAGAACATGAATTGCCTGCACGTGTCTTGCCCAGCATTGGAAAGTTGCATACTAAAGGCTAGAATCAATGTCATTTTGTACAACATCACAACAG GGGTTGATCCAGATCTTATTATCTTTGAAAAACTGACATCTAAAGATCCAAATATTCACTCTTCAccaagtaaaaatgaaaagcaaaacagcacaaAGACCACCGAGTGGGAAAGATGCCAGCATCATAATGCCACATCAAGTTCTCTTCTGCTCCAAACTCCGTCTTCTACGACTAGCCAGAGCCCAACAGCAACCACTTACACCTccagcacaagtctgatggTCCAAAAAACTGAAGTTACTAGTTATTCTAGGCCAGAAACCTTTCCACTGGATGATCATTTTGCTAAGTGGACAAGCACAACTTCAGTAAGCACCAAGTCAATCACCAGCTCAGACAAAAAGACTTTACACTCAACTTTGACATCCAAGTCTGCCAAGGTATTATCCCACATGCCCACTCCTCCCCGTCTGAACAGCAGTAAGCAACACTtgaatgaaaccaaaggctacAGCGGTAGGAATTATACTTCGGACAATGAGGCACCTGCTTGGGAAGCTGCAGCTTTAAGTGTCTGGTTGATTCCTGTTGTTCTTTGCTCATCTATCATCTTCCTTTGCTGTTGTACTGTTGCTTTCACAGCAGGGCGTTGCAGAAACAAGAGAGGTCAGTATAAACCCGTAAGGAGAAGAACAATGTTATGA